A genome region from Cucumis sativus cultivar 9930 chromosome 4, Cucumber_9930_V3, whole genome shotgun sequence includes the following:
- the LOC101221938 gene encoding amino acid permease 4, which translates to MAVLPLNDSSSFDDDGHPKRTGTLWTASAHIITTVIGSGVLSLAWAIAQLGWIVGPSVMLLFAFIGHYTSCLLADCYRSGDPLTGKRNPTYMHAVRSLLGEAHMVACGVMQNINLMGITIGYQIASSISMMAIKRSNCFHSSGGKNPCHISSNPFMMSFGVVEIILSQIPNFDQIWWLSTLAAIMSFTYSFIGLSLGIAKVAESGRFKGTISGVSVGSISKTEKKLRSFQALGDIAFAYSFAIVLIEIQDTIKCPPSEAKTMKKATRFSIILTTLFYILCGCSGYAAFGNNAPGNLLTGFGFYNPFWLIDIANVAIVVHLVGAYQVLSQPIFAFVEKKAAQAWPESPFITKEYKLSISSSHSYNINLFRLIWRSLFVCFTTTIAMLIPFFNDIVGIIGALQFWPLTVYFPIQMYIVQKKIRQWSVKWICVQTMSMGCLLVSLAAAVGSISGVMLDLKVYKPFKTMY; encoded by the exons ATGGCTGTGCTTCCCCTCAACGACTCTTCTAGCTTCGACGATGATGGACACCCAAAACGAACCG GTACGCTTTGGACGGCAAGTGCTCACATAATCACTACGGTTATTGGTTCGGGTGTGTTATCGTTAGCATGGGCGATTGCTCAGCTAGGGTGGATTGTCGGTCCCTCCGTCATGTTGTTGTTCGCCTTCATCGGTCACTACACCTCATGCTTGCTTGCCGACTGCTATCGCTCCGGTGATCCTCTTACTGGAAAGAGAAACCCTACTTACATGCATGCCGTTCGCTCCCTCCTTG GTGAAGCTCATATGGTGGCATGTGGAGTAATGCAGAACATAAACTTGATGGGAATAACAATTGGATATCAGATTGCGTCCTCAATCAGTATGAT GGCAATTAAAAGGTCAAATTGCTTTCATAGTAGTGGTGGAAAAAATCCATGTCATATTTCAAGCAACCCATTCATGATGTCTTTTGGAGTTGTGGAAATAATTCTATctcaaattccaaattttgaTCAGATTTGGTGGCTCTCTACACTCGCTGCTATCATGTCTTTTACTTATTCTTTCATTGGCCTTTCCCTTGGAATAGCCAAAGTGGCAG AAAGTGGGAGATTTAAAGGAACAATTAGTGGAGTAAGTGTGGGATCGATAAGTAAAACcgaaaagaaattgagaagtTTTCAAGCACTTGGAGATATTGCTTTTGCTTATTCTTTTGCAATTGTCCTTATTGAAATTCag GATACAATAAAGTGTCCACCATCAGAAGCGAAGACAATGAAGAAAGCAACAAGGTTTAGCATTATATTGACCACCTTATTCTACATACTATGCGGGTGCAGTGGTTATGCAGCTTTCGGCAACAATGCCCCAGGAAATCTCTTAACTGGCTTTGGCTTCTACAATCCCTTTTGGCTCATCGACATTGCCAATGTCGCCATCGTTGTTCACCTTGTGGGCGCCTACCAAGTCCTTAGCCAGCCCATCTTTGCCTTTGTGGAAAAGAAGGCTGCCCAAGCATGGCCCGAGTCACCCTTCATCACTAAAGAATACAAGCTCTCCATCTCCTCTTCTCACTCCTACAACATCAACCTCTTTCGACTCATTTGGAGGTCCCTTTTCGTCTGCTTCACCACCACCATTGCTATGTTAATCCCTTTCTTCAACGACATCGTTGGAATTATCGGGGCTCTCCAATTCTGGCCCTTGACAGTTTATTTTCCTATTCAGATGTATATTGTCCAGAAAAAGATAAGACAATGGAGTGTCAAGTGGATTTGTGTTCAAACTATGAGCATGGGATGCCTTTTGGTGTCTCTTGCTGCTGCTGTTGGCTCCATTAGCGGTGTCATGCTTGATCTCAAGGTTTATAAGCCTTTCAAGACAAtgtattga